Below is a window of Desulfuromonadaceae bacterium DNA.
GTTTGGTGAGGAGTGGGGGGCGGTGGTTGCCATTGCGGCGGCATTGCGCCGAAAGAAATTGACACCCGGTATGAAAAATTTCTATAATCCGCAAGTTTTACAGCAACTGTTGGCTGCCGGGCTGCCGCAGTTGCTGGCGACCGGCAGCATTGTTGCGGTTGATCGTTTGTTAACGGAGCACCTCGGCCCGCGCTGGACTCTTGCCGCGCTGGATGTTCGGCTTTCGGAAGAAATGATATGAGCGTCAATCTACTGTTGTTTAAAATCACCCTGCTTTTGTATTTCGTGGCCACCGTCTGCTATCTGATCGATGTTCTCGCGCAGAAGGATGTGGCCGGGAAGATGGCTCGCTGGGTTCTCAGCGGCGGATTCCTGTTGCACTGCATCACTCTCGGTGCACGCTGGATCGAAGCAGGACATGCGCCGATGGCGAGCTTGCACGAGTCATTGTCCTTCTTTGCCTGGGCCATTGTCGGCATCTTTCTCCTCTTCGATCTGCGCTATCGTCTGGCGGTGCTCGGTGCCTTTTGTACGCCGTTGGCCCTCGGCCTGATGATCTTCAGCCTCGGCGCGCCGGGGGAAATCAAGGAGCTGAATCCGATCCTCGACACCTGGTGGTTTCCGGTGCATGTCAGTCTGGCCTTTGCCGGGTATGCGGTCTTTGCCATCGCTTTTGCTGCCGGGGTCATGTATCTGATTCAGGAGCGCCTGCTGAAGAAGAAGCGCTTTTCCGGGCTGTATTTTCGCCTTCCGGCCCTTAACACCCTCGACAGCATCAACTATAAATGCCTGTCCTTCGGCTTCCCGCTGATGACCATGGGGATCGTTTCCGGCGCGATCTGGGCCAACATGGCCTGGGGTGGCTACTGGCGCTGGGATCCGAAAG
It encodes the following:
- the ccsB gene encoding c-type cytochrome biogenesis protein CcsB, translating into MSVNLLLFKITLLLYFVATVCYLIDVLAQKDVAGKMARWVLSGGFLLHCITLGARWIEAGHAPMASLHESLSFFAWAIVGIFLLFDLRYRLAVLGAFCTPLALGLMIFSLGAPGEIKELNPILDTWWFPVHVSLAFAGYAVFAIAFAAGVMYLIQERLLKKKRFSGLYFRLPALNTLDSINYKCLSFGFPLMTMGIVSGAIWANMAWGGYWRWDPKETWALITWFLYAALLHGRLTVGWRGRRAAIFSIIGFLCLLFSFLCVNWFLSGEHSFRVLAGG